In Sulfitobacter sp. LCG007, the sequence ATCCGGGCACCGATCGGGCGCGCGACGATGCGAATTCGCGGTCAACGGGAAACACTGGGCAAAGGCGCGATTTCGTTTCGGGCCGTCATACGATCCGCGGAAATACCGCTATACTGTCCCACACACGCCGCCTTCCTGCCCGAATTACCCAACATAGCTCAAATCCAAGAAATGTTGCTGGAAGGATACCGGAATGGACCGCCTGACCGAAATGGAAGCTTTTGCCACCGTGGTTGACCAGGGCGGTTTCACGGACGCTGCGCGCAAGATGGGTATCTCCAAATCCGCCGTGTCAAAACATGTCTCGAGCCTGGAGGCGCGGCTTGGCGCAAGGCTGCTCAACCGCACGACGCGCCGGGTGAGTCCGACCGAGATCGGTCTGGCCTATTATGACCGCGCCCGCCGGGTGCTGAACGATGCCGGCGAAGCCGACGCGCTGGTAACCTCGATGCAATCGGCACCCTCGGGACTGCTGCGGATTACTGTGGCCACGGATTTCGGGGTCAATCACCTTTCGCCCATCCTTGGCGAGTTCCTCGGCGATTTCCCCGACATCACGGTGAACATGGTCCTCAGCAACCGCTATGTCGAGCTCATCTCGGAAGGCTTCGACATGGCCGTGCGGATCGGGGATCTCGAGGACAGCTCGCTGCGGGCGCGAAAGCTGACGGAGACCACCAAGCGCATGATCGCGTCGCCGTCCTATTTTCAGCGCTTCGGGCGTCCGATGAAGATCGACGACCTGAACGAGCACAAGCTGTTGCACTATTCGAGCCAGGCTTCGGGCAATGTCTGGAAGCTGACGGCACCTTCCGGCGAGAAGCGCCAGGTGCGCACCGCCGGCTGGCTGAGCGTCAACGATGGTCAGTCACTGCTGAACGCGGCGATTTCCGGGCTCGGGATCGCCTACCTGCCGAGTTTCCTCTACGCGGATGCGATGCAGAAGGGCCTCGTGCAGGAAGCGATCCCGGACCTCCCGGGCGAGACGCAGGGTATCTACGCCGTCTATCCGCCCGGACGTTTCACGCAGCCGAAGGTGCGCGCCTTCATCGACTTCCTCGTCGATCATTTCGGCGACAAGGATCCGGCCGACTGGTGATGCGAAGGGGGCTCTGCCCCCGCCGCCCGTGCCGGGCGCCTCCCCCGGGATATTTGCGAGCAAAGGAAGGCAGCACCGCCCTATTGCGACAGCAGGACCGCCTCGACCCGGCGGTTGGCCTCGCGGCCCTGCGGCGTGAGGTTCGAGCCGCGCGGGGCGAGATAGCCCATCCCTTCCGCCTCCAGCCGGGAGGGATCCGCCCCGTGCTCGGAAACGAGACGGTCGCGCACGGCCCTGGCACGGTCGCGCGACACCTCCACGTTGACCCCGAGCGAGCCGGTGCTGTCGGTATGGCCCACAAGAGCCACGCGCAGCCCGGGGCTGCGTCCCATCAGCGATGCCAGCGCCGCGAGAGAGGCGAAGGGTCCCCGACCAAGCGCCGCCTTGCCCGAGGGGAAGTCGAGATCATCGAGAACCGCATATCCCTCGCGCATCAGCCGGTCGTCGAAATCCTCGCCTGACGGGACTGTTACGGGCTGCGCGGCGGGACCGGCGGAAGGGGTCCCGGTCGAGGGCGCGCCGGCGGCCGCCTCCGGCGCGGGCGCCGCCCCGTTCCTGGCGTCGATCATCTGGAGATAGGAGGAACCGTCCGCACTGCTTGCAAGAAGCGTGATCGCCTCTGAGGGATTTTCCAACGTGCCCCTGATCGCCGTCAGCGCGTGGTAATCCCTCAGGTTCACATACATGTTCGGGCCGGGCAGCACCTCGATGGCGAAGCGGAAGTCGAAACCGCCGCATTCCCTCGATGTGCAGTCGAGGATCACGTCATAGCCCGCAGCCACGAGGGCGCTGCGCATGGGGTCGATGATCTGGAGCGGGGTCAGCCCCGGTGTCGCGATGCGCCATGCCTTGCGATCCACGGCGCCCTCGATGCGCAGCGCGGGCACCGCGCCGTCGGCGAAACCGCCCGATGGCGCGGAA encodes:
- a CDS encoding LysR family transcriptional regulator gives rise to the protein MDRLTEMEAFATVVDQGGFTDAARKMGISKSAVSKHVSSLEARLGARLLNRTTRRVSPTEIGLAYYDRARRVLNDAGEADALVTSMQSAPSGLLRITVATDFGVNHLSPILGEFLGDFPDITVNMVLSNRYVELISEGFDMAVRIGDLEDSSLRARKLTETTKRMIASPSYFQRFGRPMKIDDLNEHKLLHYSSQASGNVWKLTAPSGEKRQVRTAGWLSVNDGQSLLNAAISGLGIAYLPSFLYADAMQKGLVQEAIPDLPGETQGIYAVYPPGRFTQPKVRAFIDFLVDHFGDKDPADW
- a CDS encoding OmpA family protein — translated: MILRAAVPGLLLAASSAVALDLPLPPGANQTVDRPSVHDVYSAPSGGFADGAVPALRIEGAVDRKAWRIATPGLTPLQIIDPMRSALVAAGYDVILDCTSRECGGFDFRFAIEVLPGPNMYVNLRDYHALTAIRGTLENPSEAITLLASSADGSSYLQMIDARNGAAPAPEAAAGAPSTGTPSAGPAAQPVTVPSGEDFDDRLMREGYAVLDDLDFPSGKAALGRGPFASLAALASLMGRSPGLRVALVGHTDSTGSLGVNVEVSRDRARAVRDRLVSEHGADPSRLEAEGMGYLAPRGSNLTPQGREANRRVEAVLLSQ